A portion of the Corynebacterium occultum genome contains these proteins:
- a CDS encoding acyl-CoA carboxylase subunit beta, translating into MTASTTAEKLADLRARLEKAQDPGSERARARRDEAGRSTPRQRINRLLDEGTFMEVGALAKTPGDPEALYSDGVVTGYGRIDGRPVAVYAHDKTVYGGSVGVTFGRKVSEVMDMAIRIGCPVIGIQDSGGARIQDAVTSLAMYSEIARRQMPLSGRSPQISIMLGKSAGGAVYAPVTTDFVIAVDGETEMYVTGPNVIKEVTGEEVTSAELGGARQQELNGNITAVLADENEAFDYVHELLEHLPSTCWDEAPVFAAPTDEEVAEDVDLDTFMPDDTNAGYDMMDLLARVGDDENLVEIQPNYGPNLITAFGRIDGKAVGFVANQPLQFAGCIDADAADKGARFIRTCDAYNIPIVFVVDTPGYLPGVEQERSGLIHRGAKLAFAVVEATVPKVTLIVRKAYGGAYAVMGSKNLSGDINLAWPTAQIAVMGSAAAVVMIQGKQLDAAPPEQRAYLKKVFMDFYDENMTSPYVAAERGFIDAMIQPRETRLALRRALRQLETKREEDLPKKHAISPL; encoded by the coding sequence GTGACAGCCAGCACGACCGCGGAGAAGCTCGCGGACCTGCGCGCCCGCCTGGAGAAGGCCCAGGACCCGGGTAGTGAACGGGCACGTGCCCGCCGCGATGAGGCTGGCCGCTCCACTCCGAGACAGCGCATCAACCGCCTCCTCGACGAAGGCACCTTCATGGAGGTCGGCGCCCTGGCCAAGACCCCGGGCGACCCGGAGGCCCTCTACAGCGATGGTGTGGTCACCGGCTACGGCCGGATCGACGGCCGCCCCGTCGCCGTCTACGCCCATGACAAGACCGTCTACGGCGGTTCCGTGGGCGTCACCTTCGGACGCAAGGTCTCCGAGGTCATGGACATGGCCATCCGCATCGGTTGCCCCGTCATCGGCATCCAGGATTCCGGTGGCGCCCGCATCCAGGATGCGGTGACCTCCCTGGCCATGTACTCCGAGATCGCGCGACGCCAGATGCCCCTGTCGGGCCGTTCCCCCCAGATCTCCATCATGCTGGGCAAGTCCGCCGGAGGTGCGGTCTACGCCCCGGTGACCACCGACTTCGTCATCGCCGTGGACGGCGAGACCGAGATGTATGTGACCGGACCGAATGTGATCAAGGAGGTCACCGGCGAGGAGGTCACCTCCGCGGAACTCGGTGGCGCCCGGCAGCAGGAACTCAACGGCAATATCACCGCCGTCCTGGCCGATGAGAATGAGGCCTTCGACTACGTCCACGAGCTGCTGGAGCACCTCCCGTCCACCTGCTGGGATGAGGCGCCGGTCTTTGCGGCCCCCACCGATGAGGAGGTGGCTGAAGACGTGGATCTGGACACCTTCATGCCGGATGACACCAATGCCGGTTACGACATGATGGATCTGCTGGCCCGGGTCGGTGATGATGAGAACCTGGTGGAGATCCAGCCGAACTATGGCCCGAACCTGATCACCGCCTTCGGCCGCATCGACGGCAAGGCGGTGGGCTTCGTGGCCAACCAGCCCCTGCAGTTCGCGGGCTGCATCGATGCCGACGCCGCCGACAAGGGGGCGCGTTTCATCCGCACCTGCGATGCCTACAACATCCCCATCGTCTTCGTCGTGGACACCCCGGGCTATCTGCCGGGTGTGGAGCAGGAGCGTTCCGGCCTGATCCACCGTGGCGCCAAGCTGGCTTTCGCCGTGGTGGAGGCCACCGTGCCGAAGGTGACGCTGATCGTGCGTAAGGCCTACGGCGGTGCTTATGCGGTGATGGGCTCGAAGAACCTCTCCGGTGACATCAACCTGGCCTGGCCCACCGCCCAGATCGCCGTGATGGGTTCCGCCGCTGCCGTGGTGATGATCCAGGGCAAGCAGCTGGACGCCGCCCCGCCGGAGCAACGCGCGTACCTGAAGAAGGTCTTCATGGACTTCTATGATGAGAACATGACCAGCCCCTATGTGGCGGCGGAACGGGGCTTCATCGATGCGATGATCCAGCCCCGGGAGACCCGCCTGGCCTTGCGTCGTGCGCTGCGACAGCTGGAGACCAAGCGGGAGGAAGACCTGCCGAAGAAACACGCCATCTCCCCTCTCTAG
- a CDS encoding GNAT family N-acetyltransferase, translating to MVLRIHTQVDCRLEWEWGELAAATSRGFGARPSYALSWFRELGKGQMSVATLHRGGQLVGLLPLHRRRRMGLTVHRWLGHGLGTVGEGLFHSPGDAKTLLAGLRRRGMLLELTHLCEDSPLFAAVQEDPGWHSNFHLDEYCPVIDLPAGTRAATLRSTKTLGQLRRARARVEKEHGAVGFQVLQTPAEFQGSWSELARVAQVARAADPDERSNLFDGEYAAFARYFLNGEAASGNLCVLGIQVGGRWVGFQVLLCTAGKAELWFTRYDPDFSALKPGHQIIEYLCDHHEELGIDTFDTMIGRNAYKGEWATSGYEVGTLIAVPAHLRGALGLLQGINGGYDLIREGAGRLRNSSRGAALNGV from the coding sequence GTGGTGCTGCGAATCCACACGCAGGTGGACTGCCGGTTGGAGTGGGAGTGGGGAGAGCTGGCAGCTGCTACTTCCCGGGGTTTCGGGGCGCGCCCCTCCTATGCCCTGAGTTGGTTCCGGGAGTTGGGGAAGGGACAAATGTCGGTGGCCACCCTGCATCGCGGGGGTCAGCTCGTGGGACTGCTACCGCTGCACCGCCGTCGCCGCATGGGGTTGACGGTTCACCGTTGGTTAGGTCACGGCCTAGGCACGGTCGGGGAGGGGTTGTTCCACTCCCCGGGGGATGCGAAGACCCTCCTGGCAGGTCTGCGGCGGCGGGGCATGCTGCTCGAACTGACCCACCTGTGTGAGGACTCCCCACTATTTGCCGCGGTGCAGGAGGATCCCGGCTGGCACAGTAATTTCCACCTCGATGAGTACTGCCCGGTGATTGATCTTCCCGCCGGGACCCGGGCTGCCACGTTGCGCAGCACCAAGACCCTGGGGCAGTTGCGTCGCGCCCGGGCCAGGGTGGAGAAGGAACATGGGGCAGTGGGGTTCCAGGTGCTGCAGACCCCGGCGGAGTTCCAGGGGAGCTGGTCGGAACTGGCCCGGGTGGCGCAGGTGGCCCGGGCCGCTGATCCAGATGAGCGCAGTAATCTCTTCGATGGGGAATATGCGGCCTTTGCCCGGTATTTCCTGAACGGGGAGGCCGCGTCCGGGAATCTCTGCGTCCTCGGGATTCAGGTGGGCGGGCGGTGGGTAGGTTTCCAGGTGCTGTTGTGTACGGCGGGAAAGGCGGAACTCTGGTTCACCCGCTATGACCCGGATTTCTCCGCCCTCAAACCCGGGCACCAGATCATCGAGTATCTCTGTGATCATCATGAGGAACTCGGGATCGACACCTTCGACACGATGATCGGGCGTAATGCCTATAAGGGGGAGTGGGCCACCTCTGGTTATGAGGTGGGCACCCTGATCGCCGTCCCGGCCCATCTGCGGGGAGCCCTGGGTCTGCTGCAGGGAATCAACGGGGGTTATGACCTTATCCGGGAGGGCGCCGGCAGGTTGCGGAATTCCAGCCGGGGAGCAGCTTTAAACGGAGTCTGA